The nucleotide window ATCGATCTCGACGATGACGTGGAGGACCTCGATCTCAATAGCGAGATCGATCCTGATTTGGAATTGAAGCAAGACGAACTGCTGCCGGCCAGCGACGACAACGAAAGTTGGTCCGACGACCCGGTGCGCATGTACCTGACGCAAATGGGCGAAATCCCCTTGCTCACGCGCCAGCAGGAAATCTCGCTCGCCAAGGAAATCGAAATCACCCGGGCGCGGTTCCGCCGCCGGCTGCTGGAATGCGATTTCGTCATTCAACAGGCGGTGAAGATTTTGCGCCGCGTCGCGAATGGCGAGTTGCCGTTTGACCGCACGGTGCAGGTCTCCGTGACCGATCGCCTGGAGAAAGAGCAAATCCTCGGGCGGATGCCGCACAACTTGCGGACGCTCGAAGTGTTGCTCAAGCGCAACAAGCGCGACTACCGCATCGCCACCAGCAAGTCGCACAAGGTGGCGGAGCGTAAGCACGCCTGGATGCGCCTGGGATATCGCCGCAAGCGAGCCGTGCGCCTGGTCGAGGAGTTGGGACTCCGCACGCAGCGGATCGAACAGATGATTCCGACGCTGGAGCAGTTCAGCCGCCGGCTGGATTCGCTCAAGGCGCAGATCGACGTCTATCGCAAGAACAAAACGCCGGTCGACCAATACGCGGCGCTCCTCAAGGAGTTCCGCACCATCCTCCGCGCCACGCAAGAGACGCCGCAGAGCGTGCGGCATCGGTGTCGCGATTTGAAGGTGACGTACTCGCAATACCAGAAGGCCAAGCGCGGCCTGAGTGAAGGCAATCTCCGGCTCGTCGTGTCGATCGCCAAGAAGTATCGCAACCGCGGCCTCAGCTTCCTGGACCTGATTCAGGAAGGGAACGCCGGCCTGATGCGGGCGGTGGACAAGTTCGAGTATCGCCGCGGCTTCAAGTTCTGCACCTATGCCACGTGGTGGATTCGCCAGGCGATCACCCGGGCCGTGGCGGATCAGAGCCGCACGATTCGCATTCCGGTCCACATGGTCGAGACCATGTCGAAGGTCCGCAACGTCTCCCGGCAGTTGCTCCAGGATCTCGGCCGCGAGCCGACGATCGAAGAGACCGCCCGGGCGG belongs to Planctomycetia bacterium and includes:
- a CDS encoding sigma-70 family RNA polymerase sigma factor, with amino-acid sequence MYDVLLDELEDEGTPSHEDADRLVEKVHDDVDIDLDDDVEDLDLNSEIDPDLELKQDELLPASDDNESWSDDPVRMYLTQMGEIPLLTRQQEISLAKEIEITRARFRRRLLECDFVIQQAVKILRRVANGELPFDRTVQVSVTDRLEKEQILGRMPHNLRTLEVLLKRNKRDYRIATSKSHKVAERKHAWMRLGYRRKRAVRLVEELGLRTQRIEQMIPTLEQFSRRLDSLKAQIDVYRKNKTPVDQYAALLKEFRTILRATQETPQSVRHRCRDLKVTYSQYQKAKRGLSEGNLRLVVSIAKKYRNRGLSFLDLIQEGNAGLMRAVDKFEYRRGFKFCTYATWWIRQAITRAVADQSRTIRIPVHMVETMSKVRNVSRQLLQDLGREPTIEETARAAGTPIDETRRVLAMSRYPISLDRPVGNSEDSHFGDLLPDQGAENPAIGAAQEMLRGRINKVLKTLSYREREIIKLRYGLGDGYSYTLEEVGHIFKVTRERIRQIEAKAVRKLQQPSRAQELTGFLD